A genomic segment from Bubalus kerabau isolate K-KA32 ecotype Philippines breed swamp buffalo chromosome 14, PCC_UOA_SB_1v2, whole genome shotgun sequence encodes:
- the HHLA1 gene encoding HERV-H LTR-associating protein 1, producing MPGFLLRGPLVRLCLDLTCVLSLFNTVSSFRGEAEKENVMTFLPTRVSSLREEERREKGIIFLDTTELPARSVDLSALNLTELVNGMLNRALKDSKNFFSLLSVTSYSSFAFHKFSVAIYNISNLKTVDPDNFPTRYCYCLNNQTNDLSDFTALLVDIVGNSSSHLTEMFKSASILSVSQTNESDCIFICVMTGKSGRNLSDFWELVEKSPVINYTFTSNISGVLGESTTASALTSQLTLTSQQTLPRTSPPRGAQRAGVSALRTSSGTDTMHPSEAEQTLKTNVLPEHHSRATTKATARATATQDMASPTLPASATRKVARTPWVTGHGQAKASTLPAPWAQVTSEKAPAGPPWETLASLPTSPKPEETMNTRSLSRPPAGTAAAVGSPMQTSPTSGPSTPGTQTPNPTKAPAPKYPQAGDLPAVWTFIPGEESALIPGTHQFSRCPEPLSKEGAMTAAPLALTVQKLNPCLMELCRFFQQCLCTSQKREPRMEAGRYCLDYYSWFLKNATYICQRVKRVFHSHTLKQKCLENICKSV from the exons TGTCTTCCTTTAGAGGAGAAGCTGAGAAGGAAAATGTCATGACTTTCCTACCTACAAGAG TGTCCAGCCTCAgagaagaagagaggagagaaaaggggaTCATTTTTCTTGACACTACAG AACTGCCTGCAAGGTCAGTCGATCTGTCTGCACTTAACCTCACAGAGCTGGTGAATGGGATGCTGAATAGAGCTTTAAAAG ATAGCAAGAACTTCTTCTCTTTGTTGAGTGTCACTTCCTACAGTTCATTTGCCTTCCACAAGTTTTCTGTGGCCATTTATAACA TTTCCAACCTGAAGACTGTGGATCCAGACAACTTCCCCACACGGTACTGCTACTGCTTAAACAACCAAACCAACGATTTGTCAG ACTTCACCGCCCTCCTGGTGGACATCGTTGGAAATTCCAGCAGCCACCTCACAGAGATGTTTAAGTCAGCTTCCATCCTCTCAG TGAGTCAAACGAATGAATCCGACTGCATCTTCATCTGCGTgatgacaggaaagtcag GACGGAATCTTTCTGACTTCTGGGAGCTGGTGGAAAAGTCCCCTGTTATCAATTACACATTTACCAGCAACATATCTGGTGTTCTGGGTGAGT CTACCACGGCGTCGGCCCTGACTTCACAGCTCACACTCACAAGCCAGCAAACACTACCGAGGACGAGCCCCCCACGTGGAGCCCAGAGGGCTGGAGTGTCTGCTCTGAGGACCTCTTCCGGGACAGACACAATGCATCCTTCAGAGGCAGAGCAGACCTTGAAGACAAACGTGCTTCCTGAGCATCACAGCAGAGCCACAACCAAGGCCACGGCCAGAGCCACAGCTACCCAGGACATGGCCTCTCCCACCCTCCCAGCCTCCG CTACTAGGAAGGTGGCCAGAACTCCATGGGTGACGGGCCACGGACAGGCAAAGGCTTCCACTCTACCTGCGCCCTGGGCTCAGGTCACCAGCGAGAAAGCTCCTGCAGGGCCTCCCTGGGAGACCCTTGCCTCCTTGCCTACGTCTCCTAAGCCCGAGGAGACTATGAACACAAGGAGCCTTTCCCGGCCTCCCGCCGGGACAGCAGCCGCAGTTGGCAGCCCGATGCAGACCAGCCCGACCTCAG GTCCATCCACCCCTGGCACACAGACTCCAAATCCTACCAAGGCTCCAGCCCCCAAATATCCACAGGCAG GTGACCTCCCTGCCGTGTGGACCTTTATACCTGGTGAAGAGTCAGCCTTGATCCCAGGAACCCACCAGTTTTCAA GGTGTCCTGAGCCGCTCTCTAAGGAGGGGGCTATGACCGCTGCTCCCCTCGCGCTGACAGTGCAGAAGCTCAACCCTTGTCTGATGGAGCTGTGCCGCTTCTTCCAGCAATGCCTCTGCACGAgccagaagagagagcccaggatgGAGGCCGGGAG GTATTGTCTTGACTACTATTCCTGGTTTCTGAAGAATGCAACATACATCTGTCAGAGGGTGAAAAGGGTGTTCCATTCACACA cctTAAAACAAAAATGCCTTGAGAACATCTGCAAGTCTGTTTGA